GGCGGGCCGGCGCAGCGCGGCGCCCAGCGTCATCCGCTGCGGCGCGCCCTCCCCCGTGCCGACGTCGTCGCGCAGCCGGGCGCCGGCGAGGGTGGCGACGGCGACGACGCCGCCGAGGGCGAGCGTCCCGGCGTAGACGAAGAACGGGGCCCGCAAGGAGATGGTCGCGACGATGCCGCCGAGGGCCGGTCCGGCGAGCCCGCCGACGAGAAAGCCGGCCTGCCACAGGCTCGTGGCCCGCCCGCGCTGCTCGGGCCGGGCCACCCGGAGCAGCAGGCTCATCGCCGAGACGGTGAACATCGCCGACCCGACCCCGCCGAGCCCGCGCAGCACGAGCAGCTGGGTGTAGGTCTGCGCGAGGCCGGCGAACAGGCTCGACACCGCGACGATCGCGAGCCCGGTGGCCAGCACCCACCGCTCGCCGAACCTGTCGACGAGACGCCCACCGGCGAGCGCGAACACCAGGCGCATGAACGCGAACGCGGACACCACCGCCGCGGCCGCCGTCGCGCCGACGCCGAACTCCTGGGCGAACAGCGGGATCGCGGGGGCGACGATGCCGAACCCGATGGCTACCGCGAACGCGACCGCGGACAGGGCCCACACCTCGCGCGGCAGGTCGCCGGGCAGGCGTGGTCGCGGGACGGGCACGGGGGTCCTCCTGGGCACGGACGTCGAGCGGAGGCTACCCGGGCGGGACCGAGGTCCCGTCGTCGGATGGCGACTGGACACTTAGTTCAACGAATGTCGGTGTGCTATCGGCACGTTGGGCAAGCGAGCCAGTGAAACGGGCTCTTCGCAGTTGACGGTGTAGGTGGCGACGGCGCGTCGTTGGCCGGGTAGGGGTCGAGGTCTTCCGATGATGGGAGTTCTGACGCTGCCCATCCGAAAGACCTCGACATGCCTGACGCTACCTTCGCTGCACCGGACCTGACCACGTTCGCCCGTCTCGATGAGCTCGGTCTTGAGGTCACCGGGCAACTGCTCAAGCCCGATCGGGCGGTGCTCACCTGCCGGGTCGTCGAGCCGGACCAGTGGTGCCGGCGGTGCGGAGCCGAGGGCGTGGCTCGGGACACCGTCACCCGGCGCCTGGCCCACGAACCGCTGGGGTGGCGTCCCACGACCCTGCTGGTCACGGTGCGCCGATACCGGTGCACCGGGTGCGGGCACGTGTGGCGCCAGGACACCACCAAGGCTGCTGAGCCGCGCGCGAAGCTGTCGCGTCGGGCGTTGCGGTGGGCGCTGGAGGGACTGGTGATCGAGCACCTGTCCATGGCCCGGATCGCCGAGGCCCTGGCGGTGTCGTGGAACACCGCCAACACCGCGGTCCTGGCCGAAGGCAAACGCGTCCTGATCGACGACCCGCACCGTTTCGACGGCGTGCGCACCATCGGCGTGGACGAGCACGCCTGGCGGCACACCCACCGCGGCGACAAGTTCGTCACCGTCATCATCGACCTCACCCCGGTGCGCGAGGGCACCGGGCCGGCACGGTTACTGGACATGGTCGCGGGCCGCTCGAAGCAGGCCTTCAAGGCCTGGCTCGATGCCCGGCCCCAGCACTGGCGCCGCGGCGTGGAGGTCGTCGCGATGGACGGGTTCACCGGCTTCAAGACCGCCACCGCCGAAGAGCTGCCCGACGCCGTCGCGGTCATGGACCCATTTCATGTCGTACGGCTGGCCGGGGACGCCCTGGAGGACTGCCGACGCCGCGTCCAACAGGACACCCGCGGGCACCGTGGCCGTAAGGGCGACCCGCTCTACAACGCCAGGCGGACCCTGCTCACCGGCGCTGACCTGCTCACCGGCAAGCAGACTCACCGCCTGCAGGAGCTGTTCGCCGTTGACGCCCACGTCGCTGTGGAGACCACCTGGGCCGTCTACCAGCGGATGATCACCGCCTACCGCGACCCCGACAAGACCCGCGGCCGCGAGGTCATGGCCGCCATCATCGACTCCCTCGCCAGCGCGGTGCCCACCGGCCTGACCGAGTTGCGCCAACTGGGCCGGACCCTCACGCGCCGCGCCGCCGACGTCCTGGCCTACTTCGACCGCCCCGGCACATCGAACGGACCGACCGAGGCGATCAACGGTCGCCTCGAGCACCTCCGCGGCTCCGCCCTCGGCTTCCGCAACCTGACCAACTACATCGCGCGGTCCCTGCTCGAGACCGGAGGCTTCAGACCGCGACTACACCCTCAATCGTGAAGAGCCGGGTTCCCCATACGGGCATGCGATCTGGGCTGACGCCTGTGACCGAGTGTTCAGTGCGCGCTGTATAGTTCAGTCCATGCTGACTATTGCTTCGCGTCTCGACGTGATGAACCGCCTGGGTCGTGCACTGGCCGACCCCACTCGATCCCGGATCATCTTGACCCTGCTCGACCATCCCGCTTACCCGGCGGAACTGGCCCGAGATCTGGACCTGACACGCCCGAACGTGTCCAACCACCTGGCATGCCTGCGCGATTGCGGGATCGTCGTCTCCGAGCCCGAGGGTCGTCGGACACGATATGAGATCGCCGATTCACACCTGGCGCAGGCGCTGACGGCACTGGTCGATGCCACCCTGGCAGTGGACGAAGACGCCCCGTGCATCGATCCCGCCTGCTCGCTTCCCGGATGCGACGCAGCTGGGGAGGGCGCATGATCCTCACCTCGGTCTTGCAGGCGATGGGCCTGTTCGCAGCGACCAACATCGACGACATCATCGTGCTCTCCCTCTTCTTCGCGCGAGGGGCAGGCCAGCGCGGCACTACCGCCCGCATTCTGGCCGGCCAGTACCTCGGATTCGCCGGCATCCTCGGTGCCGCGGTCCTGGTGACCATCGGTGCCGGAGCATTCCTGCCCTCGGCAGCCATCCCGTACTTCGGTCTCATCCCACTGGGCCTCGGCCTCTGGGCCGCATGGCAGGCCTGGCGCGGAGACGATGACGACGATGACGACGAGGCCAAGGTTGCCGGCAAGAAGGTCGGCGTGTGGACAGTCGCAGGCGTCACCTTTGCCAACGGCGGCGACAACATCGGCGTCTACACCCCTGTCTTCCTCATCGTGGAACCTCTCACAGTAGTCGCCTACTGCATCGTCTTCCTCGCGCTCGTCGCGGTCCTGGTGGCCCTGGCAAAGTTCGTCGCCACCCGCCCCCCGATCGCCGAAGTGCTCGAACGCTGGGAGCACATCCTCTTCCCCATCGTTCTCATCGGCCTCGGCATCGTGATCCTCGTCAGCGGCGGAGCCTTCGGACTCTGACGTAGCGGCAGCGATCCAAACGGCCCCGACCGGGCGCACCCCTCTCGGTTCAGACCGCGACACCTACCTGCAGCCAGTCCTGCGTGATCGCGGCAACAAGACCGCCACGGAGCGCTGCAAAAACCCCGCCACCAAGCGAACGAAGCCACAGGTCGACAACCACCTGCACCACGGCAACGAGCTGGGCATCGACGAGCGCACGGTCTCCTGGCGCCGGGTCCTGGACGTCAACGACCGGGCACTGCGCAACGTCGTCATCGGCCTCGGCGACCGGGTCGACGGGGTGCCGCGGCAGAGCGGCTTCGACATCACCGCGGCCAGCGAGGTGATGGTGATCCTGTCGCTGGCGACCTCGCTGGCCGACCTGCGGCGCCGGCTCGGCCGGATCGTCGTCGCCTCCACCCGGGACGGCGCGCCGGTGACCGCCGAGATGCTCGGCGCGGCGGGGGCGATGGCAGTCATCCTGCGCGACGCCCTGCAGCCGAACCTGCTGCAGACCCTCGAGGGCACTCCGGCCCTCGTGCACACCGGGCCGTTCGGGAACATCGCCACCGGGAACTCCTCGGTGGTCGCCGACCTCGTCGGCGTCCGCACCGGGGACTACCTCGTCACCGAGGCGGGGTTCGGCGCCGACATGGGGCTGGAGCGGTTCGTCGACGTCAAGTGCCGGGTCTCCGGGCTGGTCCCGGACGCCGCCGTCCTCGTCGTCACCGTCCGCGCGCTCAAGGCCCACTCCGGGCGCTACCGGGTGGTCGCGGGCCGGCCGCTCCCGCCGGAGATGCTCGAGGAGAACCCGGACGACGTGCGCGCGGGGGCCCCCAACCTGCTGGCGCACCTGCGGATCGCCCGACGGCTGGGCATCTCCCCCGTGGTCGCGATCAACGCCTTCCCCGGCGACCACCCGAGCGAGCACGCCGTGATCCGCAGGCTCGCGCAGGACGCCGGGGCCCGGGTGGCCGTGACGACGCACGTCGCCGAGGGCGGCAAGGGCGCGCTCGCCCTGGCCGAGGCCGTCGTGGCCGCCGCCGGGGAGCCGTCCACCCTGCGCTTCCTGTACGAGCCGGAGGTGCCGCTGCCCGACAAGATCGAGCGGATCGCCCGCGAGATCTACGGGGCGGACGGCGTGGACCTCGCCCCGGCGGCCGCCGCGGACCTGCGCCGGTTCACCGAGCTGGGTTTCGGGCACCTGCCGGTGGTTGTCGCCAAGACGCACCTGTCGTTGTCGTCGGACCCGCGGCTGCTCGGTGCGCCGACCGGGTGGCGGCTGCCCGTGCGCGAGGTCCGGCTCGCCGCCGGCGCCGGGTACGTCTACGCGGTCTGCGGTGACATGCGGACCATGCCCGGTCTGCCGCGGCACCCGATCGCCGAGCGGATCGACCTCGACGACGACGGCGAGGTCGTCGGGCTGTCCTGAGGCCGTCCGCCGGCGGTCGCGCCGCGACCGGACGGGTCAGCGGCGAGTGAGCTGCAGCCGCCACGCTTCTGGGCCGCGCTCGAGGTAGGCCACGTCCAGCGCCCCGCCGTGCCGCTCGGTGAGGTGCCGGAGCAGGGGCTGCGGGTCGTGCGGGGCGACGAGGACGAGGGCGCCGCCCGTCGGCAGGGCGTCGACCGCACCGAGGACGGCGCCGTGCCGGATCGCGTGCGGGATGGCCCGGACGTCGAGCTCAGGCAGCGCGGTGTCGTGCTCGCCGCAGGCACACCCGCCCGAGTCGTGACCGCTGATGGAGACCGACTGCTGCATGGGAGGACCCTTCTAAGGAGGGAGCGGGACCGGGCTGGTGGCCCGGCGTCTTGTTTTACTACAATAGTACCCGTGGAAATTAAACCCGGTATGGGGCCGGCACCCGTCCGGACCGGGGCGACGGGCCGCTCGCTGTCGGGCCAGCGCGCCGTCGTCCTGGAACGCCTGCAGCACAGCGGTGAGCCGCTCACCGTCACCGGGCTCGCCGCCGAGCTGGGCCTGCACCCGAACACCGTCCGCGAGCACCTCGACGCGCTGGTCGAGCGGGGCCTCGTCGTCCGGGGGCGACAGGCGACCGGGCGACGCGGGCGGCCGGCGTGGACCTACGCGGCCGCGGCCGACCTCGTCGAGCCTGACACCAGGGTCCGCGACTACGCATGTCTGGCGACCGCACTGGCTGCGCACATCGCGCTGAGGAGCGCGGACCCGACGGGCGACGCCCTGGCCGCCGGTCGGGACTGGGGCCGCGGGCTTGCCGCCGCCCACCCGTTCGAGCGGCCGCCGTCGGCGACCGCGGTGCGCCGCCGGGTGGTCGCCCTGCTCGACGAGCTCGGGTTCGCCCCGCAGGACGACGCCCGCTGCACGACGGCCGCCCTGCGCCGGTGCCCGCTGCTCGACGTCGCCAGCCGGTACCCCGAGGTCGTCTGCCAGGTGCACCTCGGGATCGTCCGGGGCGCCATGGAGGCCTACGGCGGTCAGCCCGAACGCACCGCCCTCATCCCGTTCGCGGAGGTCGGCGCGTGCCGCCTGCACCTGCTGACGGCGGCCTGAAGGCCCTCCGTGACTGAGCTGCTGGCTGGACCCGTCACCGCTGGCGCGGCCGGCCACCCGCCGACCAGGCGGAGGCTGCCCTGGCCGCGGCTGCTGCTCCTGCTGCCCGCCGCCGCCGCCCTGCTGCTCGGCCTCGACGCCGCCGTGACGCTGCTCGGGCTGCCGGCCCCGCTCGCCGCGCCCCGGCTGGGGGAGGTGCACGGGGTGCTCCTCGTCCTCGGCTTCGCCGGCACCCTCGTCGCCCTCGAACGGGCCGTCGCCCTCGGCAGCCGCTGGGGCTACCTGGCCCCTGCGGGTCTCGGCGCCGGCGGACTCGCCCTCGTCGCCGTACCGTCCCCGGCGTTCGCCGGTGCGCTGCTCACTGCCGGGACAGCGGCCCTCGTCGCGGTCTACCTGCCGCTGTGGGGTCGTCAGCCGGCTGCGGCGGTCGTCGTCCAGGCTCTCGGTGCCGTGCTGGCGGTGGGGGCAGCGCTGTTGTGGTGGGGCGGCGTCCCGGTCCCGCACCTGCTGCCCTGGCTGGCAGGCTTCCTCGTTCTCACCGTCGCCGGGGAGCGGGTCGAGCTCGCCCGGGTCGCCGTCCTCGACCCGCGGGCGGAGCCCGTCGTGGTCGCGGCCACCGGCCTGCTCGCCGCCGGCGTCCTCGTCGGGCTGCTGTGGCCGGTCGCGGGAGCGGCCGGCACGGGTGCCGCGCTGCTCGCCACGACAGCCTGGCTGGCCCGCTACGACGTCGCCCGGCACACCGTCCGTGGCACCGGGCTGCCGCGGTTCACGGGCTGGGCCCTGCTCGCCGGGTACGGCTGGCTCGCCGTCGCCGGAGGGATCTGGCTGCTCGGCGGGCCGGTCACCGCCGGCCCCGGCTACGACGCCGTGGTGCACGCCGTCTTCCTCGGCTTCGTGATCTCGATGATCATCGCGCACGCCCCGGTCATCCTGCCCGCGGTGCTGCGCCGGCCTCTTCCCTACCGGCCAGCCATGTACGCGCCGTTGATCCTGCTGCACGTCTCGCTCGCCCTGCGCATCGCGGTCGGGGACCTGGGCGACGTCGGCTCGGCCTGGCAGCTCGGGGGCCTGCTCAACGTCGTCGCCGTCCTGCTCTTCGTCGCGGTCGCCGTGTGGTCCGCCGCCACGGCCAACCGTCCCCGGACGTCGTCGTGAGCCGTGCCGCCTGGCACCTGCGGACCGGTGCGGTCGTCGCGGCCTGGCTGCTCGCCCTCGTCGTCGTCGCCCTGGTCCACCCGTTCGTCCCGGCCGCGCGGTGGCTGCTGGTGCACCTGCTCGTGCTCGGCGCGGTGAGCAACGCCATCCTGATCTGGACCTGGCACTTCGCGGCGGCCCTGCTGCGGCTGCCGACCGAGTCGCTGCGCCGAGGCCAGGGGCTGCGGCTCGTGCTGTTCAACGCGGGCGCGCTCGGTGTCGTCGTCGGCACGGTCACCGGTGCCCGGGTCCTCGTGACGGCGGGCGCGGTGGTCGTCGCCGGGGTCTCCGGCTGGCACGCCACCGCGCTGCTGCGCCGGGCGCGGGCCGCGTTGCCGTCCCGGTTCGGTGTGACCGTCCGCTACTACGTCGCCGCGGGCCTGGCCCTGCCCGTCGGGGCGGTGCTCGGGGTGCTGCTCGGCCGACCGGGGCTGTCCGATGCCGGGCACGGTCGCCTCGTCGTCGCCCACGAGGTCGTCAACCTGCTCGGCTGGGTGGGGCTGACCGTCGTCGGCACGCTCGTCACCCTGTGGCCGACGATGCTGCGCACCCGGGTCGCGGACGGCGCAGAGCGCGCCGCCCGGCGGGCCCTGCCGGTGCTCGTCGGCGGGGTCGCCGCTGCGGCGGCTGCGGCCCTGGCCGGCTCGCTCGTCCTCGCCGCGGTCGGCGTGCTCGTCGTCCTCGCCGGCGTCGTCGCGGTTGCCGTCCCGCACGCCGAGGAGGTGCGCCGTAAGGCGCCGGTCGAGCTGCCGACCGCCTCCGTGCTCGCCGGGATGCTGTGGCTGGCCGGGTCGCTCGTCGTCCTCGCGGTCGGGCTGGCGACCGCGGGGGACTGGGCCGTCGCCGGTGAGCGGGCCGGTGCGCTGACCGCGCCGCTGCTGGCGGGGTTCGCCGCCCAGGTGCTGCTCGGCGCGCTCAGCTACCTCGTCCCGGTGGTGCTCGGCGGCGGGCCGTCCGTGCAGCGGGCGACCTCGACGCTGCTCGGACGTTCCGGCTGGGCCCGGCTCACCGCTGCCAACGCCGGTCTGCTGCTCGCCGTCCTCCCGGTGCCGAGCCTCGTGCGAGTCGTGCTCTCCGTCGTCGTCCTCGTCGCGCTCGGGTCCGCCCTGCCCCTGCTCGTGGGCGCCGTCCTGCTCGCCCGCCGGCTGCGCGGGGCGCCGCCGCAGCCTGCCGGTCCGCAACGGCACCCGACCGCCCAGCGCCGACTGGGCATGGCTGCCGCCGGCCTCGCCGTGGTCCTCGCCGGCACGGCCGGCGGCGTGGCGCTCGACCCCGCAGCCGCCGGCATCCCGCTCACCACCGCCTCCCCCGCGGCCGGTGCCGCCCCGGCCGGGGAGACCGGCCGGACGACGACGGTCACCGTCCGGGTCGAGGGGATGCGGTACGTGCCGGACGTCGTCGAGGTGCCCGCCGGGGACCGGCTCGTCGTCGTCCTCGACAACACCGGCGACGACCGGCACGACCTCGTCCTCGCCAACGGGGCCCGCAGCGACCGCGTCGGCCCCGAGGAGCGGACCCGCCTGGACGCCGGTGTCGTCACGGCGGACCTCGACGGGTGGTGCTCCGTCGCCGGGCACCGGCAGATGGGCATGGTGCTGACCGTCCGCGCCGTCGGGGACCTCGACGTGCAGGCCGACCCGGGACCGGCCTTCGACCCCTACGACCCGCGGCTCGACCCCGCACCGGCCGGCGCGGTGCACGAGGTAACCCTCCTCGTCCGGGAGGTCGAGCGGGAGGTCGCCCCCGGCGTCCGGCAGACGCTCTGGACCTTCGGCGGGACGGCGCCCGGACCGACGCTGCGCGGCCGGATCGGTGACGTCTTCGACGTCACCCTCGTCAACGACGGGAGCATCGGCCACTCGATCGACTTCCACGCCGGTGCGCTCGCGCCCGACCGGCCGATGCGGACGATCCAGCCGGGGGAGTCCCTGCGCTACCGGTTCACCGCCACCCGGGCCGGCATCTGGATGTACCACTGCTCGACGGCGCCGATGTCACTGCACATCGCCAACGGCATGTTCGGCGCCGTCGTCATCGACCCGCCGGACCTGCCGCAGGTCGACCAGGAGTACGTGCTCGTGCAATCCGAGTACTACCTCGGGCCGCAGGGCGGGGTGGCGGACGCCGACCGGGTCGCCGCCGAGCGACCGGACCTCGTCGTGTTCAACGGGTACGCGAACCAGTACGACCGGGAGCCGCTGACCGCCCGGGTGGGGGAGCGGGTGCGGGTGTGGGTGCTGGCGGCTGGTCCGCAGCGGGGCAGTGCGTTCCACGTCGTCGGCGGGCAGTTCGACACGGTGTGGTCCGAGGGCGACTACCGGCTGCGGCCGGGTCCGGGCGGGGCGCAGGTCCTGGCTCTTGCCCCGGCGCAGGGCGGCTTCGTCGAGCTGGAGCTACCCGAGCCAGGCCGCTACCCGTTCGTCACGCACGCCATGGTGGACGCCGAGCGCGGCGCGCACGGCGTCCTGGAGGTGGTGCCGTGACCGGAATGCCGGCGACCGGGCTACCGTTGGCGGTGGTTGAATGTCTAACCACTGCCGGAAGGGGCCTGCCGTGCCCGCGATCACCGTTCCTGATCTCACCGTGCTGCCCCGGTTGCCGCGGGTCGACCGCAGCGTGCTCACCGAGCGGCCCGTCCGCTCGGTGACGACCGCGCCCGACGGGTTGGAGGGCGAGGGCTTCCCGGTCCGGCGTGCGTTCGCCGGCGTCGACCTGCGCGACCTGGACCCGTTCATCCACATGGACCAGCTGGGCGAGGTGGAGTACGCCGCGGGCGAGGCGAAGGGCACCCCGTGGCACCCGCACCGCGGTTTCGAGACCGTCACCTACATCCTCGACGGGACGTTCGAGCACGCCGACTCCGAGGGCGGCGGCGGCGTGATCACGAACGGGGACACCCAGTGGATGACCGCTGGCAGCGGGCTGCTGCACATCGAGCGGCCGCCGGAGGAGCTGGTGCTCAGCGGCGGGCTGTTCCACGGCGTCCAGCTGTGGGTGAACCTGCCACGGGCCCAGAAGATGGCCCAGCCGCGCTACCAGGACCTGCGCGGGAACGAGTCGGCTCTGGTCAGCTCGGACGACGGCGGTGCGCTGGTCCGGGTCATCGCCGGTGACCTCGGCGGCCACCGCGGGCCCGGGGTGACGACGACTCCGATCACGATGGCGCACGCCACGGTGAGTCCGGCCGCCCGGCTGGAGACGGCCTGGCCGCCGGACTTCAACGCGCTCGTCTACGTGCTCGCCGGGCAGGGCACGGTCGGCCCGCAGGGCCACCGGATCCGCAAGGGCCAGCTCGCCGTCCTCGGCGCCGGTGGGGCGCTGTCGGTCGCCGCGGCCCCGACCCAGCCGCAGGCCGAGCCGAACCTCGAGGTGCTGCTGCTCGGCGGCCGGCCGATCCATGAGCCGGTCGCCTGGGCCGGGCCGTTCGTGATGAACACCCGCGCCGAGGTGGTCCAGGCGTTCGAGGACTTCCAGGCCGGCCGCCTCGGCCGGGTCCCGGCCGTGCACGGCGCGCCGACGTCCGTCGTCGAGGGCTGACGCGACAACGTATCCACCGTGCTGGGTCGCCGCGGCCCGGGCTCGGCTGCAGCGCTCGTCCTCTGGCTGCACGTGCTCCCCTCGCGGAGGAGGATGGACGTCGCCCGGGTCGAGCACGCAGCGATCACCTCGGCCCGTCGCGCAGACGTCCACCGTCGACTGTTCGGAGGGACTCAGTGATCGACTACTCGACGTTGATCCAGACAGCAGGAGCGCGGGCGAACGCTGCCGACAGCAACGAGGCACGGCAGGCGGTGGAGGCGGTCGTCACCGTCGTCGCACTGGCGCTGGACGACGACGAGCGGGGGCGGTTGGCCGACGTCCTGCCCGGTGCGCTCCGCGGCGCCGCAGCACTCCCGGGTCCGGCCACACCGGTGGCCAGCAGTGCGGCCCTGGTGCGCACGGTGAGCGAGCGGAGCGGCTGCCCGGCTGAACGGGCCCGCTTCTACACCCAGGCCGTGCTCGCCACCGTGGCCGACGCCGAGCCCGAGGTGGCGGAGCTGATCGCCCGGCGGCTACCGGACGGCCACGACCTGTTCTCACCGATCGACCAGGGAGTCACCGCTCGGGGGTCCGGGGTACCCACCCGGCAGAGCCCCCGCATTCTCGACCGAGACGAGATCGCCCGACAGCTGGACGGACTGACCGGATGGGAGGGTGACGAGCTCCGGCTGCGGAGAACCGTGGTGCTCCCGCCGGACCGGGTGCGGCCGCTCCGTGACGCCGTCGGTCGTGTCGAGCGGGAGCTGGACCATCACGCACGAGTCACGCAGGACCAGGGAGCGGTCACGTTCGAGGTCTGGACGCACTCCCTCGACCGCGTGACCGACATGGACGTGGAACTCGCCCGCAGGATCAACAGGGCGGTGGAGGAGATCGGCGCATCGGGATGACGCCGCCGCGTCTGCGGTGACGACACCCACGGCGGCCCCGCTGCTCAGGTCGGTGGCGCGTTCCACGACACCGACCGGTGCACTGTGCCACGGTGTGCCCGTGACCAGCACAGATGCGATCGCCGCCGACGGACTGCGGGTCCTCCGGCTCTGCAGTGTCTTCGAGCCCGCGCCCGACCCCAGCCGCCGACTGGGCGAAGAGCTCGACGGCCGCACCGCCGGGTTCGACCCCGTCGGCGGGATGCAGAACCACACCGCGGTGCTCACCCGCTACCTGGACGCCCGAGGCGTCGCACAGACCGTCCTGACCTCCCGGCTCGCCGGGCCCCGTGGGACGACTCGGCTGGGCGCGGGCGCGCTGGTGGTCCGGGTCGGCCTGCCGGTCCGGTTTCTGCGCCAGTTCTGGGCTCTCGCGGCGCTGCCGGCCGCGCTGCGACGGCGGTCGGGGGTCGACGTCGTCCACGCTCACCAGGGGGAGGACCTCGCCGTCCTGCCACTGGCCTGGCTGGCCGCCCGCCGGCACCGGTGCCCGCTGGTGGCGACCGTTCACTGCAGCGTGCAGCACACCCTGCGCGGACGCGGCCTGCGGGCCCTACTGCTGCACCGGCTCGGCGGGGCGGTCGAGCGGGCGACCCTGCGCCGGGCCGACGCGGTCGTCGTCCTCACCACGCGGGCGCGGGCGGGCTTGCTGGCCGACGGGATCGCCGCGGAGCGCGTCCACGTCATCCCTTCCGGCTTCGACCCCTCGATCTTCGCGGCCCCGGCCGACCGGCCACCGGAGCGAGCCGGCGGCCTGCGGATCGGCTACGTCGGGCGGCTGGCCCCGCAGAAGCGGCCGGACCTCGTGGTGCAGGCGTTCACGCGGATGGCCCAGCCGGCGCAGCTGGTGGTGGTGGGGGACGGCCCCGAGCGCTCGCGCGTCGAGTCGCTGGTGGCCGACAGCCCCGCCCGCGACCGGATCAGCCTGTCGGGGTTCGTCCCGCACGACGCGATCCCCGGTGTTCTCGCCGGGCTGGACGTCCTGGTGCTCCCGTCCGCCTACGAGGAGATGGGGTCGGTCCTGGTCGAGGCGATGGCCACCGGCCTGCCGGTCGTGGCCAGCAACGTCGGCGGCATCCCCGAGGTCGTGGGGGACGGCGAGACGGGGCTGCTGGTCCCCCAGGGTGACGTCGACGCGCTCGCGGCGGCCCTCGACCGGCTGGTCGCCGACGACGAGCTGCGGGGCCGCCTCGGCCGGGCGGCCCGCGCCCGGGCCGCGGCGTACGCCTGGCCGGAGCTGTCGTCCCGGGTGGCCGGCGTCTACGCCGCGGTCTCGGGGCGGGCGGCAGTGTCCTCGGCCCGCCGCTGAGGCCGAGGCGACTGCTTGTCCTCGGCGACGGGGCCGCCGACCCGGCCGCGGTCGGTTGTGGTGGCGGCACACGTGATGGCGGTACGAGGGTGGCGGGATTGCATGATCACGAACAGGGGGGAGGAGGGATCACGGTGGAGGGGGGTTCCGCGGGTCAGGCGTCGAAGTCGAGGACCACCTTCGGGGTCGTCGGCACCGACTGGCACGCCAGCCGGAAGCCGGCGGCGATCTCGGCGTCCTCGAGGGCGTAGTTGCGGGCCATCTCCACCTCACCCTCCACCACCTTGCAGCGGCAGGTGCCGCACACGCCCCCCTTGCACGCGTACGGGGCGTCGTTGCGGACGGCGAGGGTCGCGTCGAGGATCGAGCCCTCCTCGGGCATCGGGAACGTCGTCGTCCGCCCGGCCAGCCGGACGGTCACCTCGCTGCCCGACTCCTCGCCGTCCAGGCTGACCCGACGGGTCATCCGCGGCGCCTCGCCCTCGACGTGGAAGAGCTCGAGGTGGATGTCGGGCTTGGGCACGCCGCGCTCGACGAGCGTGGCGTGCACCTGCTGGACCAGGGCGTAGGGACCGCACAGCAGCCACTCGTCGACGTCGTCGGGGGGCAGCAGGGTGTCCAGCAGGCTGTGCAGCTTCTCCTCGTCGATGCGGCCGTGGAGCAGGTCGGCGTCCTGCCACCACTCGCGGGACAGCACGTGGACCAGCTGGAGGCGGTCGGGGTAGCGGTCCTTGAGGTCGGCGAGCTCCTCGAGGAACATCACCGACGCGGTGGTCCGGTTGCCGTAGACGAGGGTGAACCGGCTGGCCGGCTCTGTCTCCAGCACCGTGCGCAGGATCGACATGACGGGCGTGGTCCCGCTGCCCGCGACGACGGC
This DNA window, taken from Kineosporiaceae bacterium SCSIO 59966, encodes the following:
- a CDS encoding DUF2267 domain-containing protein, with the translated sequence MIDYSTLIQTAGARANAADSNEARQAVEAVVTVVALALDDDERGRLADVLPGALRGAAALPGPATPVASSAALVRTVSERSGCPAERARFYTQAVLATVADAEPEVAELIARRLPDGHDLFSPIDQGVTARGSGVPTRQSPRILDRDEIARQLDGLTGWEGDELRLRRTVVLPPDRVRPLRDAVGRVERELDHHARVTQDQGAVTFEVWTHSLDRVTDMDVELARRINRAVEEIGASG
- a CDS encoding multicopper oxidase domain-containing protein, whose amino-acid sequence is MSRAAWHLRTGAVVAAWLLALVVVALVHPFVPAARWLLVHLLVLGAVSNAILIWTWHFAAALLRLPTESLRRGQGLRLVLFNAGALGVVVGTVTGARVLVTAGAVVVAGVSGWHATALLRRARAALPSRFGVTVRYYVAAGLALPVGAVLGVLLGRPGLSDAGHGRLVVAHEVVNLLGWVGLTVVGTLVTLWPTMLRTRVADGAERAARRALPVLVGGVAAAAAAALAGSLVLAAVGVLVVLAGVVAVAVPHAEEVRRKAPVELPTASVLAGMLWLAGSLVVLAVGLATAGDWAVAGERAGALTAPLLAGFAAQVLLGALSYLVPVVLGGGPSVQRATSTLLGRSGWARLTAANAGLLLAVLPVPSLVRVVLSVVVLVALGSALPLLVGAVLLARRLRGAPPQPAGPQRHPTAQRRLGMAAAGLAVVLAGTAGGVALDPAAAGIPLTTASPAAGAAPAGETGRTTTVTVRVEGMRYVPDVVEVPAGDRLVVVLDNTGDDRHDLVLANGARSDRVGPEERTRLDAGVVTADLDGWCSVAGHRQMGMVLTVRAVGDLDVQADPGPAFDPYDPRLDPAPAGAVHEVTLLVREVEREVAPGVRQTLWTFGGTAPGPTLRGRIGDVFDVTLVNDGSIGHSIDFHAGALAPDRPMRTIQPGESLRYRFTATRAGIWMYHCSTAPMSLHIANGMFGAVVIDPPDLPQVDQEYVLVQSEYYLGPQGGVADADRVAAERPDLVVFNGYANQYDREPLTARVGERVRVWVLAAGPQRGSAFHVVGGQFDTVWSEGDYRLRPGPGGAQVLALAPAQGGFVELELPEPGRYPFVTHAMVDAERGAHGVLEVVP
- a CDS encoding pirin family protein, with amino-acid sequence MPAITVPDLTVLPRLPRVDRSVLTERPVRSVTTAPDGLEGEGFPVRRAFAGVDLRDLDPFIHMDQLGEVEYAAGEAKGTPWHPHRGFETVTYILDGTFEHADSEGGGGVITNGDTQWMTAGSGLLHIERPPEELVLSGGLFHGVQLWVNLPRAQKMAQPRYQDLRGNESALVSSDDGGALVRVIAGDLGGHRGPGVTTTPITMAHATVSPAARLETAWPPDFNALVYVLAGQGTVGPQGHRIRKGQLAVLGAGGALSVAAAPTQPQAEPNLEVLLLGGRPIHEPVAWAGPFVMNTRAEVVQAFEDFQAGRLGRVPAVHGAPTSVVEG
- a CDS encoding glycosyltransferase, giving the protein MAADGLRVLRLCSVFEPAPDPSRRLGEELDGRTAGFDPVGGMQNHTAVLTRYLDARGVAQTVLTSRLAGPRGTTRLGAGALVVRVGLPVRFLRQFWALAALPAALRRRSGVDVVHAHQGEDLAVLPLAWLAARRHRCPLVATVHCSVQHTLRGRGLRALLLHRLGGAVERATLRRADAVVVLTTRARAGLLADGIAAERVHVIPSGFDPSIFAAPADRPPERAGGLRIGYVGRLAPQKRPDLVVQAFTRMAQPAQLVVVGDGPERSRVESLVADSPARDRISLSGFVPHDAIPGVLAGLDVLVLPSAYEEMGSVLVEAMATGLPVVASNVGGIPEVVGDGETGLLVPQGDVDALAAALDRLVADDELRGRLGRAARARAAAYAWPELSSRVAGVYAAVSGRAAVSSARR